Proteins encoded in a region of the Phoenix dactylifera cultivar Barhee BC4 unplaced genomic scaffold, palm_55x_up_171113_PBpolish2nd_filt_p 001755F, whole genome shotgun sequence genome:
- the LOC103697709 gene encoding LOW QUALITY PROTEIN: pentatricopeptide repeat-containing protein At4g36680, mitochondrial (The sequence of the model RefSeq protein was modified relative to this genomic sequence to represent the inferred CDS: deleted 1 base in 1 codon), with protein sequence MAIVSSSLRHRSLVLLRHFRPFSTTTTTTTTSSSSSGPPISVSVAKSRLRKEFDPDRAVSILSSVADPSASPVSARFAVDLAVRRLARARRFADVEALLESRKSAPHAANEPFLATVILSYGAAGMIDHAIRTFDDVPRLTAAPHSPVSFNALLSACIRSKQHRRVPHLFADISKKHGITPDAVSYGVLIKALCLSGKSGKAFETLKEIVEEKKLEPTTVIYTTLLDSLYKEGKPEAAEELWKEMVGRGCFPDLTAYNVRVMYRAMNGKPEEVLELIQEMESAGVKPDTITYNYLITCYCNDGQLEEAKKVYKGLRKKGCVPNATTFKILLARSCAMGILRQALEVFKDSMKQNKVPDFRTVRLLVEGLAKGSKVEEAKVVIDGVRKRFPENLVRGWTKVEKLLGLSQDGEVSEQVEAA encoded by the exons ATGGCCAtcgtctcctcctccctccgccACCGGTCCCTCGTCCTCCTCCGCCACTTCCGCCCCTTCTCCACCACCactaccaccaccaccacctcatcctcttcctccggtCCTCCCATCTCCGTCTCCGTCGCCAAGTCCCGCCTCCGCAAGGAGTTCGACCCCGACCGCGCCGTCTCCATCCTATCCTCCGTCGCCGACCCCTCCGCGTCCCCTGTCTCCGCCCGCTTCGCCGTCGACCTCGCCGTCCGCCGCCTCGCCCGCGCCCGCCGCTTCGCCGACGTCGAAGCCCTCCTCGAGTCCCGCAAGTCCGCCCCCCACGCGGCCAACGAGCCCTTTCTCGCTACCGTCATCCTCTCTTACGGCGCCGCTGGCATGATCGACCACGCCATCCGCACCTTCGACGATGTCCCCCGCCTCACCGCTGCCCCCCACTCCCCGGTCTCCTTCAACGCCCTCCTCTCCGCCTGCATTCGGTCCAAGCAGCATCGCCGCGTCCCGCATCTCTTCGCCGACATCTCCAAGAAGCACGGTATCACCCCCGACGCCGTCTCCTATGGCGTCCTCATCAAGGCCCTATGCCTCTCCGGCAAGTCCGGCAAAGCCTTCGAAACCCTCAAGGAGATTGTGGAGGAGAAGAAGCTCGAGCCGACCACTGTAATCTACACCACTCTTCTGGATTCACTCTACAAGGAAGGGAAGCCAGAGGCGGCCGAGGAGCTGTGGAAGGAAATGGTGGGGAGGGGATGCTTTCCTGATTTGACTGCTTATAATGTTAGAGTCATGTATCGAGCGATGAACGGGAAGCCAGAGGAGGTTCTTGAGCTGATTCAGGAGATGGAGTCTGCTGGAGTGAAGCCAGACACCATCACGTATAATTATCTCATTACTTGCTATTGTAATGATGGGCAGCTTGAGGAAGCTAAGAAGGTTTACAAGGGTCTCAGGAAGAAGGGTTGTGTTCCGAATGCCACGACTTTTAAGATTTTGTTGGCTCGATCATGTGCT ATGGGGATATTGAGGCAGGCCCTGGAGGTTTTCAAGGATAGCATGAAGCAGAATAAGGTTCCAGATTTCCGAACAGTGAGGCTCTTGGTGGAGGGGTTGGCGAAGGGGTCGAAGGTGGAGGAGGCAAAGGTGGTGATTGATGGGGTGAGGAAGAGGTTCCCGGAGAATTTAGTGCGCGGATGGACAAAGGTCGAGAAGTTGCTCGGTTTGAGTCAAGATGGAGAAGTATCTGAGCAAGTAGAAGCTGCTTAG